One window of Phycisphaeraceae bacterium genomic DNA carries:
- a CDS encoding class I SAM-dependent methyltransferase produces MATNDQSFQADVPLPRRSALTPDYQRDWPEYYTAVQGKPPRDTLLRALELFEKASKGQRELLAIDVGCGSGRDSHELLRRGWRVWATDFHRGAELLTASEAPSGSDDRITFVLSSMEDLPGNPQLPGAVHLVNASFSLPFCKPEQFESVWRWIGRVTGGGGRFAGQFFGDRDEWMCVRPKSHFTRAEVGELFQGWQIEHFEEIEKEGDDATGRPKYHHVFHVVARHDYTHDSVQHSDVRMERA; encoded by the coding sequence GTGGCGACGAACGATCAATCATTTCAAGCCGACGTGCCGTTGCCCAGGCGTAGTGCTTTGACGCCCGACTATCAACGCGACTGGCCAGAGTACTACACCGCGGTGCAGGGAAAGCCGCCCCGTGACACGCTTCTGAGGGCACTCGAGCTCTTCGAGAAAGCCTCAAAGGGTCAGCGGGAACTGCTTGCGATCGATGTGGGTTGCGGCTCGGGCAGAGACTCCCACGAATTGCTCCGCCGCGGCTGGCGAGTCTGGGCAACCGATTTTCATCGCGGTGCGGAACTGCTGACCGCCTCAGAAGCGCCGAGCGGAAGCGACGATCGGATAACCTTTGTCCTTTCGTCGATGGAAGACCTCCCGGGCAATCCCCAATTACCCGGTGCGGTACACCTCGTGAACGCAAGCTTTTCGCTTCCGTTCTGCAAGCCCGAGCAGTTCGAGAGCGTTTGGCGCTGGATAGGACGAGTCACAGGCGGGGGCGGAAGGTTCGCCGGGCAATTCTTCGGCGACCGGGATGAATGGATGTGCGTCCGACCCAAGAGCCACTTCACTCGCGCGGAGGTCGGGGAACTGTTCCAAGGGTGGCAGATCGAACATTTCGAAGAGATTGAAAAAGAAGGCGACGACGCGACCGGTAGACCGAAGTATCACCATGTATTCCACGTTGTTGCGCGGCACGACTACACGCATGATTCCGTGCAGCACTCCGACGTTCGAATGGAGAGAGCATGA
- a CDS encoding UbiD family decarboxylase, producing the protein MYENTQDFIRALDLAGELRRVKGSVSPVLEISEIADRVSKSPAPHGPTASARASDPRFCTGGGHALLFENVQGSDIPVLINGWGSYRRVEMALGCNDAGPGVAQGHTLGGFEGLAEKIERLVKPEPPPTLLAKLQKIPELIEIAKIPPKRVRSGICQDVVHTDKQVDLTRLPIIKCWPRDGDFASLGYPVGVNDAAISENGLGSGTDWDQSFRGRYITLGSVHTIHADDIGKDAPPSRNIGMYRAQLFGKRYLAMHWHMHHDGARHWRSWKAKGERMPVAIALGGESILPYAATAPMPPGISEFLLAGFLNRGPIPIVNCKTVPLSVPANAEIVIEGYVSSEAGLIGFDPNEIAKQAPRGTESEAEFWARQLGPGAIFEGPFGDHTGFYSLPDRYPLMEVTAITHRRDPVYPTTIVGLPPQEDYYLGKATERIFLPLLRTIVPDIIDYDLPMFGAFHNCAFVKIKKEYPLHARRVMHAIWGAGQMSWTKTIVIVDHDVNVHDGSEVLRTVGERCVPARDCELVRGPLDILDHAAPFLGAGGKLGLDATRKTEAAEMHRALDETAQRLCEAGPIDPVTGDAARATETRVRRMPGVLDARVPDELGGWWLLVRIAKQAAGDGARTIKALGGLTSECGLPRWTLVVGGDADLANLDDALFHWMANTAPDRDRALSLCGRRVAFDATPKLPGDEANGQPVREWPPILKMSAEVDAAVDAKWAAFGFE; encoded by the coding sequence ATGTACGAGAATACGCAAGACTTCATACGAGCCCTCGATCTGGCGGGCGAGCTGCGCCGAGTGAAAGGCTCCGTCTCGCCTGTGCTCGAGATTTCCGAGATCGCCGATCGCGTCAGCAAATCGCCGGCGCCGCACGGCCCGACAGCGAGCGCTCGAGCTTCCGACCCGCGATTTTGCACCGGCGGCGGCCATGCCCTTCTGTTCGAGAATGTGCAGGGATCGGATATTCCGGTACTGATCAACGGCTGGGGCTCCTACCGGCGCGTCGAGATGGCGCTCGGCTGCAATGACGCCGGACCGGGTGTCGCTCAAGGCCACACGCTGGGTGGATTTGAGGGTCTTGCAGAAAAGATCGAGAGATTGGTCAAGCCGGAGCCGCCCCCGACGCTTCTGGCCAAGCTGCAGAAGATTCCGGAACTCATCGAGATCGCCAAGATCCCACCCAAGAGAGTGCGCAGCGGCATTTGTCAAGATGTCGTGCACACGGACAAGCAAGTCGATCTGACCCGTTTGCCCATCATCAAGTGTTGGCCGCGGGATGGCGACTTTGCCTCTCTCGGTTATCCGGTGGGCGTGAACGATGCTGCGATTTCGGAAAATGGTCTTGGTTCCGGCACAGATTGGGACCAAAGCTTTCGCGGGCGTTACATCACTCTCGGAAGCGTTCACACCATTCACGCCGATGACATCGGAAAGGACGCGCCACCCTCTCGCAACATCGGGATGTACCGCGCGCAGCTCTTCGGCAAGCGTTATCTCGCGATGCATTGGCACATGCACCATGACGGCGCTCGCCATTGGCGTTCATGGAAAGCAAAGGGAGAGAGAATGCCGGTGGCGATCGCGCTCGGCGGCGAAAGCATTCTTCCTTATGCGGCCACGGCGCCGATGCCCCCGGGAATCAGCGAGTTTCTGCTCGCGGGCTTTCTGAACCGCGGTCCCATCCCGATTGTCAATTGCAAGACTGTCCCACTGAGTGTGCCGGCGAATGCGGAAATCGTGATCGAGGGTTACGTGAGTAGCGAGGCGGGTCTCATCGGATTTGATCCCAACGAAATCGCGAAGCAAGCTCCAAGGGGTACCGAGTCGGAAGCGGAATTCTGGGCGCGGCAACTCGGCCCTGGAGCCATTTTCGAAGGGCCGTTCGGCGATCACACCGGTTTCTATTCGCTGCCTGATCGATACCCGCTCATGGAAGTCACGGCGATCACTCATCGACGCGACCCGGTCTATCCGACCACGATCGTCGGATTGCCGCCGCAGGAAGATTACTACTTGGGCAAGGCGACCGAGAGAATTTTCCTTCCGCTGTTGCGCACGATCGTTCCGGACATCATCGACTATGACCTTCCGATGTTCGGAGCGTTTCACAACTGCGCCTTTGTGAAGATCAAGAAGGAATACCCGCTGCATGCACGCCGCGTGATGCACGCGATCTGGGGCGCGGGTCAAATGTCGTGGACCAAGACGATCGTGATCGTGGATCACGATGTGAACGTGCACGACGGATCAGAGGTGCTGCGCACCGTCGGGGAACGGTGCGTGCCGGCGCGAGACTGCGAATTGGTCCGGGGCCCGCTCGACATCCTCGACCATGCCGCACCGTTTCTCGGCGCGGGAGGCAAGCTCGGACTCGACGCCACGCGAAAAACCGAAGCCGCCGAAATGCATCGCGCGCTGGACGAAACAGCCCAGCGGCTCTGCGAAGCGGGACCGATCGACCCCGTCACAGGGGATGCAGCCCGGGCGACCGAAACCCGCGTTCGGCGGATGCCCGGCGTGCTGGATGCGCGCGTGCCCGACGAACTCGGCGGCTGGTGGTTGTTGGTGCGCATCGCGAAACAGGCAGCGGGAGATGGGGCAAGGACCATCAAGGCGCTGGGCGGGCTTACTTCGGAATGCGGGCTGCCGCGCTGGACGCTTGTTGTGGGGGGAGACGCAGACCTTGCCAATCTGGACGATGCACTCTTTCACTGGATGGCGAATACCGCACCCGATCGTGATCGTGCTTTGAGCTTGTGCGGCAGGCGGGTTGCGTTCGATGCAACCCCGAAGCTGCCGGGAGATGAAGCGAACGGCCAGCCGGTCCGAGAGTGGCCCCCGATTCTCAAGATGTCTGCGGAGGTGGACGCGGCCGTCGACGCCAAATGGGCGGCTTTTGGCTTTGAATAA